The Lacrimispora xylanolytica genome has a segment encoding these proteins:
- a CDS encoding AAA family ATPase, whose product MRETFVVTITRQFGSLGRPIARLVSEKLGIEYYDRDIVEMTSKDLNLPVSAISDVEESAKTAFFNMNYPLGMGTTAIQDSVFSAQRKIIVDLAERESCIIVGRCADHILRDHKNIIHIFIYAPYEARLSNCIERLNMKPDEAKKMIASVDKARESYHRHYCGYLMSDKDYKNVMIDSSLLGVEGTCDILTELIRKKFPNLVS is encoded by the coding sequence GTGAGGGAAACATTTGTTGTTACCATTACGAGACAATTTGGCAGCCTGGGAAGACCCATTGCACGGCTGGTCAGTGAGAAGCTGGGAATTGAATACTATGACAGGGACATTGTTGAAATGACTTCAAAGGATTTAAATCTTCCCGTTTCAGCTATCAGCGATGTTGAAGAAAGTGCAAAAACAGCATTCTTTAACATGAATTATCCACTGGGCATGGGAACCACAGCCATTCAGGATTCCGTTTTTTCCGCCCAGAGAAAGATTATCGTAGACTTAGCAGAGCGGGAATCCTGCATTATCGTAGGGAGATGTGCGGATCACATTTTAAGGGATCATAAAAATATCATCCATATTTTTATTTACGCTCCTTATGAAGCAAGGCTTTCCAACTGCATCGAGCGGCTGAATATGAAGCCGGATGAAGCAAAGAAGATGATCGCCTCCGTAGATAAGGCCAGAGAATCCTACCACAGGCATTACTGCGGATACTTAATGTCTGATAAGGACTATAAGAATGTAATGATTGATTCCAGCTTACTTGGAGTAGAAGGAACCTGTGATATCTTAACAGAGCTTATCCGCAAGAAATTTCCGAACCTTGTTTCTTAA
- a CDS encoding aspartate/glutamate racemase family protein, translating to MKTIGLIGGMSWESTMTYYQIINTTVKEMLGGLHSGKILLNSVDFYEIEKHQSKGEWDICATMMIDAARSLEAAGADFIVICTNTMHKVVPQIQENIAIPILHIADAVSQELKQHGITKAALLGTKYTLTETFYIEKLVKAGIEILIPEPQDIEIINRVIFEELCLGIVSPDSKKEYLRIIGQLETQGAQSVILGCTEIGLMIKQEDTSLPVFDTARIHAEKAARSGCTS from the coding sequence TTGAAGACCATCGGATTAATCGGCGGAATGAGCTGGGAAAGCACCATGACATATTATCAGATCATCAATACAACAGTGAAAGAAATGCTTGGAGGCCTGCACTCTGGAAAGATTCTCTTAAACAGTGTAGATTTCTATGAAATTGAAAAACATCAGTCAAAAGGTGAATGGGATATCTGTGCCACCATGATGATTGATGCAGCCAGATCTTTAGAAGCTGCTGGTGCGGATTTTATCGTAATCTGTACCAATACCATGCATAAGGTGGTACCTCAGATTCAGGAAAACATTGCCATCCCCATTCTTCATATCGCAGATGCTGTTTCCCAGGAATTAAAGCAGCACGGGATTACAAAGGCGGCACTTCTTGGAACAAAGTATACCTTGACAGAGACCTTTTATATCGAAAAGCTTGTGAAAGCCGGAATTGAAATCCTGATTCCAGAACCACAGGATATTGAAATCATCAACCGGGTGATTTTTGAAGAGCTGTGTCTGGGAATCGTGTCCCCGGACTCAAAAAAAGAATATCTGCGGATTATCGGACAGCTTGAAACTCAGGGAGCACAGAGCGTGATTCTTGGCTGTACGGAAATCGGTCTGATGATAAAGCAGGAGGACACCTCACTTCCCGTATTTGATACGGCGAGGATTCACGCAGAAAAAGCTGCAAGGTCTGGCTGTACTTCATAA
- a CDS encoding PucR family transcriptional regulator encodes MRTQVLDLYHTTKEKYSLKLLSGEAGLTNSISWVYLAEDFQNMPFLKGGELVITTGLFMQSGITLSEFICALVTRSCSGILINVGQYIHEGDITEEIKEFCKNSDFPLITMPWKIHLVDIMQDYCRTLLLSTRNADLINAAFLGAIYQSPLHESTLLTLNQHGFPTKAEYRIFVISNLQTTTRITFSLNHKQLKYHLFEHDHLQILIVLMSQPNIPLNELLDILLFCDSITLGISNSFSSLMDFGLCYKRARFALAAASFWSIPSVYFEELGIFQILFSSSDPEMLKGISQKSLGVLEEFDALHDSDYVDTLRTFLLSDCNLLETASSMHAHRNTIVYRLKKIKELLHTELNDSKIKFELLMAFYIREYFLIE; translated from the coding sequence ATGAGAACTCAGGTTTTGGATCTTTACCACACCACGAAGGAAAAATACAGCTTAAAGCTTTTAAGCGGCGAAGCAGGACTTACCAACTCAATCTCCTGGGTCTATCTGGCTGAGGATTTTCAGAACATGCCATTTTTAAAGGGGGGAGAGCTTGTGATTACCACCGGGCTTTTTATGCAGAGCGGAATCACGCTTTCTGAATTCATCTGCGCCCTTGTTACCAGAAGCTGCAGCGGAATCTTAATCAATGTAGGGCAGTATATCCACGAAGGAGATATCACAGAGGAAATTAAGGAGTTTTGCAAAAACAGTGACTTCCCCTTAATCACCATGCCCTGGAAGATTCATCTGGTGGACATTATGCAGGATTATTGCCGAACCCTTTTGTTAAGCACCAGAAATGCAGATCTTATCAACGCCGCCTTTCTTGGAGCCATCTATCAGTCTCCCCTTCATGAAAGTACACTTCTCACCTTAAATCAGCACGGCTTTCCTACGAAGGCTGAATACCGTATCTTTGTCATCTCGAACCTTCAGACCACAACAAGAATCACCTTTTCCTTAAACCACAAACAACTAAAATACCACTTATTTGAACATGATCATCTTCAGATCCTGATAGTGCTCATGTCCCAGCCTAATATCCCCCTTAATGAGCTCCTTGATATTCTTCTTTTTTGTGACAGCATAACCCTTGGAATCAGCAATTCTTTTTCATCCCTTATGGACTTTGGACTCTGCTATAAACGGGCAAGGTTTGCCCTGGCGGCGGCTTCCTTTTGGAGTATTCCTTCTGTATATTTTGAAGAGCTGGGGATTTTTCAGATTCTTTTTTCCTCCTCAGACCCGGAAATGCTAAAGGGAATCAGTCAGAAAAGTCTGGGAGTTTTGGAAGAGTTTGATGCTTTACATGATTCAGACTATGTGGATACCTTAAGAACCTTTCTTCTTTCGGACTGCAATCTGCTGGAGACTGCTTCCAGCATGCATGCCCATCGAAATACCATTGTTTACCGTCTGAAAAAGATAAAAGAATTGTTGCATACGGAGCTGAATGACTCCAAGATTAAATTTGAATTGTTAATGGCTTTTTATATACGGGAATATTTTCTGATTGAATGA
- a CDS encoding metallophosphoesterase family protein, producing the protein MNIGVISDIHSNYHGLKACVDHAILQGADRFLFLGDYVSDCAYPQKTMKLLYELKDSYECSFIKGNREEYMLDHRDCIGAGWVMPSSATGSLLYTYENLTKRDLDFFHSLSISGRMIVKGYPDVLYCHGSMEHTKGILRLGTKETEAVLKAMDAGVLLCGHTHIQGTQEYEGKKLINVGSAGVPFYYQGNAQYGILHGERGTWQEELLQIEYDKNQAAFELHESGLFESASIWARIVEICLLTGVDHSKECLELALFKYREREGKKEWTTLPEVYWQEAAAELGI; encoded by the coding sequence ATGAACATAGGGGTAATCAGTGATATTCACAGCAATTATCATGGGTTAAAGGCCTGCGTGGACCATGCCATTCTTCAGGGAGCAGACCGGTTTCTATTCCTGGGGGATTACGTCAGTGACTGCGCCTATCCCCAAAAGACTATGAAGCTTCTATATGAGCTGAAGGACAGCTATGAATGCAGCTTTATAAAAGGAAACCGGGAAGAGTATATGTTAGATCACAGGGATTGTATAGGGGCTGGCTGGGTAATGCCATCGTCTGCCACAGGAAGCCTTTTATATACGTATGAGAACCTGACAAAACGTGATCTGGACTTTTTTCATAGCCTGAGCATATCCGGGCGCATGATCGTGAAAGGATATCCGGATGTGCTTTACTGCCATGGTTCCATGGAACACACCAAAGGAATTTTACGGCTGGGAACCAAGGAAACAGAAGCGGTATTAAAGGCCATGGATGCCGGTGTCCTCTTATGCGGTCACACCCACATACAGGGAACCCAGGAATATGAAGGGAAAAAGCTGATTAACGTCGGATCCGCAGGAGTGCCTTTCTATTACCAGGGAAATGCCCAGTATGGGATTCTCCACGGGGAGAGGGGGACCTGGCAGGAAGAGCTTCTTCAGATTGAATATGATAAGAATCAGGCGGCTTTTGAACTTCATGAAAGCGGTCTGTTTGAGAGCGCCAGCATATGGGCCAGAATCGTGGAAATCTGTTTGCTTACGGGAGTGGACCATTCGAAGGAATGCCTGGAACTTGCCCTTTTTAAATACAGGGAGAGAGAAGGCAAAAAGGAATGGACCACACTCCCGGAAGTCTACTGGCAGGAGGCTGCTGCGGAGCTTGGAATTTAA
- a CDS encoding DUF1266 domain-containing protein, which produces MNNKYLILAAMYRYGILPMEDNPSMDQIKDILTTVNPHTAFPYSKLIVKKALNDNYGITKPQEVEPVLKELLHYAVTDGIIYSALIEIYLHAPEQFASMSREKAAVYFSAGERIKRYIKPFAPVWEQFHLMERFSDSKEKLRSSILEFFRRENDGERENLSMLFKKNKCWLSLTGGRSMAGFNLSRIISIVSDASMIGFLTEKETEALLNQYGKVTEALFGSWQTYFSSAVFGKQLMSAVSGTFILDSSGYVENCYKLAAHKGKLLEVSGLWPGSDMTEFCRCISEGYGFGLHESESHTGISEPRFAFSRSRVFPIFHKYGVGYLLDQEICEPSYRVPVSDTNSGWFSDMEALVKKKKFKHCPDEIPFMANSRLLMTDRYIRLLEKKLFGSRLHVIPWSQKLHFSYEFTKHDLIAFKVNDMTMFHLPRNYKKAGISKKDDGKLHKDKVISYYLEDIKNAVLAFSELNQILGKNRVQKER; this is translated from the coding sequence GTGAATAACAAATACCTGATATTAGCCGCCATGTACCGTTATGGAATTCTTCCTATGGAAGATAATCCATCGATGGATCAGATAAAAGATATATTGACTACGGTCAATCCACATACTGCATTTCCGTACAGCAAGCTCATTGTAAAGAAGGCCTTAAACGATAATTACGGAATTACAAAGCCCCAGGAAGTGGAACCTGTGCTGAAAGAGCTTCTTCATTACGCCGTAACAGACGGAATCATTTACAGCGCCCTTATTGAGATATACCTTCATGCTCCGGAACAGTTTGCCTCTATGTCCCGGGAAAAGGCAGCGGTCTATTTCTCCGCTGGTGAGAGGATAAAACGATACATAAAGCCCTTTGCCCCCGTGTGGGAGCAGTTTCATCTCATGGAACGTTTCAGTGATAGTAAGGAAAAGCTCCGTTCCTCTATCCTGGAGTTTTTCCGTCGGGAAAATGACGGGGAGCGTGAAAATCTATCCATGCTCTTTAAGAAAAATAAATGCTGGCTTTCCTTGACGGGAGGGCGTTCCATGGCTGGCTTTAACTTATCAAGAATCATTTCCATTGTCTCTGATGCGAGTATGATCGGTTTTCTGACAGAGAAGGAAACAGAAGCTTTGTTAAACCAATACGGGAAAGTGACCGAAGCTCTCTTTGGCAGCTGGCAGACTTATTTTTCCAGTGCCGTGTTTGGAAAACAGCTAATGTCAGCGGTCAGCGGCACCTTTATTCTGGATTCCTCAGGCTATGTGGAAAACTGTTATAAGCTGGCAGCCCACAAGGGGAAGCTTTTAGAAGTATCCGGGCTTTGGCCCGGGAGCGATATGACAGAGTTTTGCAGATGTATTTCCGAAGGGTATGGATTCGGGCTTCATGAATCAGAATCCCATACCGGAATATCGGAACCACGCTTTGCCTTTTCCCGGTCCAGGGTATTTCCCATTTTTCATAAATACGGAGTCGGTTATCTGCTTGACCAGGAAATTTGTGAGCCTTCCTATAGAGTACCTGTTTCTGATACGAACTCAGGGTGGTTCTCAGATATGGAGGCTCTGGTAAAGAAAAAGAAGTTTAAACACTGCCCGGATGAGATTCCTTTTATGGCTAATTCAAGGCTTCTGATGACTGACCGTTATATCCGTCTGCTGGAAAAAAAGCTGTTCGGTTCCAGACTTCATGTGATTCCCTGGAGCCAGAAGCTACATTTTTCCTATGAGTTTACAAAGCATGATTTGATCGCTTTTAAGGTAAATGATATGACTATGTTCCATCTGCCCCGGAATTATAAAAAGGCAGGAATCAGCAAAAAGGATGACGGGAAGCTTCATAAAGATAAAGTGATTTCCTACTATTTAGAGGATATTAAGAATGCTGTTCTGGCGTTTTCCGAGCTGAATCAGATTCTTGGAAAAAATCGTGTGCAGAAGGAGAGATAA
- a CDS encoding APC family permease gives MENNTTLKRTLKTKDLIIYGLIFMIPLAPAAMYGTFLAPSGGMVALCYLIGMVAMFFTGLSYKLMSQKYPLSGSVYVYVQKGINPAFGFLTGWSILLDYILLPATVVIIGSSFANAMFPGVPVWIWAMGFILFSTVTNIIGVDIMSKCSWILFALQIAVILAFILCTLRLLFNGTIHFNTISFYNPEQFDLSGILRATGIVILSYLGFDAISTLAEETLNPEKAVGRAIILAILVIGVIFIVITFFAGMVYPNYEELNVDTAFIDVVSFVGGKWLTAITSFTLVLSFGVATTQASHTAVSRVLFAMSRDGVLPKQLSYISKKYHTPFVAIIFVGILITPVALFCSLEVITTMVSFGALFGFILLNCAVIIKFYLQNEESRRGLKGKEFFSYLVCPFIGLVVDAWIFINLGFNAHTVGFLWLFSGFLYLVWVTRFFKSPVPQLDMT, from the coding sequence ATGGAAAATAACACAACACTGAAACGAACGCTGAAAACAAAAGATCTGATTATTTACGGCCTTATCTTTATGATTCCTTTGGCCCCTGCCGCCATGTACGGCACCTTTTTAGCCCCCTCCGGGGGTATGGTTGCCTTATGTTACCTGATTGGAATGGTGGCGATGTTCTTTACCGGACTCAGCTATAAGCTGATGTCCCAGAAATACCCTCTATCAGGGTCTGTCTATGTCTATGTTCAAAAGGGAATCAACCCTGCCTTTGGCTTTCTCACAGGCTGGTCCATTCTTCTTGATTACATCCTGCTTCCGGCCACGGTGGTGATCATTGGAAGCTCCTTTGCCAATGCCATGTTTCCAGGGGTGCCGGTCTGGATCTGGGCCATGGGATTTATTTTATTCAGTACCGTGACCAACATCATTGGCGTGGATATTATGTCAAAGTGCAGCTGGATCTTGTTTGCCTTACAGATTGCAGTGATACTTGCCTTTATTCTCTGTACCCTTCGGTTGCTTTTTAATGGTACCATTCATTTTAATACCATATCCTTTTATAATCCGGAACAGTTCGATCTATCCGGTATTTTAAGGGCAACGGGAATCGTAATCTTAAGCTACCTTGGATTTGATGCCATCAGTACCCTGGCAGAAGAGACGCTTAACCCGGAAAAGGCAGTTGGAAGGGCTATTATCTTAGCAATCCTGGTCATTGGGGTGATTTTTATTGTCATTACCTTTTTTGCAGGAATGGTCTATCCTAATTATGAAGAATTGAATGTAGATACTGCTTTCATTGATGTAGTAAGCTTTGTAGGGGGCAAATGGCTGACAGCCATCACTTCCTTCACCCTTGTCTTATCCTTTGGCGTAGCAACCACCCAGGCATCTCATACGGCGGTTTCCAGAGTTCTCTTTGCCATGAGCAGAGACGGCGTGCTGCCAAAGCAGTTGTCCTATATCAGCAAAAAATACCATACTCCCTTTGTGGCGATCATATTTGTAGGCATTCTCATTACTCCTGTGGCCCTTTTCTGTTCCCTGGAGGTCATAACCACCATGGTAAGCTTTGGCGCACTTTTTGGGTTCATCCTTTTAAACTGTGCGGTCATCATTAAGTTCTATCTTCAAAATGAAGAATCCAGAAGGGGACTTAAGGGAAAAGAATTCTTTTCCTATCTGGTATGTCCCTTCATTGGTCTGGTGGTTGATGCATGGATATTTATCAATCTTGGCTTCAATGCACATACGGTAGGCTTCTTATGGCTGTTTTCCGGCTTCTTATACCTGGTCTGGGTGACCCGGTTCTTTAAAAGTCCGGTTCCTCAGCTTGATATGACCTGA
- a CDS encoding amino acid ABC transporter ATP-binding protein — protein MLQIKNLSKCFEDLEVLRDVNMTVSKGEVVVIIGPSGSGKSTFLRCINLLEKPTGGEILYLGDNIVHLGKKVTDYRKQVGMVFQRFHLFPLMSTLENVMYAPMKLNKLPQKEAREEALKLLEKVGLSHKADSYPSSLSGGQQQRVAIARALAMKPEILLFDEPTSALDPELVGDVLEVMKQLAGEGMTMIVVTHEMGFAKDVADRVIFMDGGYIVEEGPPDEIFTQPKNERTKAFLSRVL, from the coding sequence ATGCTGCAAATAAAAAATTTATCAAAATGTTTCGAGGATCTGGAGGTTTTGCGGGATGTGAATATGACCGTCAGTAAGGGAGAGGTCGTTGTTATTATCGGTCCCTCCGGTTCTGGAAAAAGCACATTTTTACGGTGCATTAACCTGTTAGAAAAGCCTACCGGAGGAGAGATTTTGTATCTGGGAGACAACATAGTCCATTTAGGGAAGAAGGTAACGGATTACCGAAAGCAGGTGGGAATGGTATTTCAGAGGTTCCATCTCTTTCCCCTGATGAGCACACTTGAAAATGTAATGTATGCGCCCATGAAGCTTAATAAGCTGCCTCAAAAGGAAGCCAGGGAGGAGGCACTAAAGCTCCTTGAAAAAGTAGGGCTTTCCCACAAGGCGGATTCCTATCCCTCGTCCTTATCCGGAGGGCAGCAGCAAAGAGTCGCCATTGCAAGAGCCCTTGCCATGAAGCCGGAAATCCTTCTCTTTGATGAACCCACCTCCGCTCTTGATCCTGAGCTGGTAGGAGATGTTCTGGAGGTCATGAAGCAGCTGGCCGGAGAAGGAATGACTATGATCGTAGTGACCCATGAAATGGGGTTTGCCAAAGATGTGGCGGACCGGGTCATCTTTATGGACGGCGGCTACATCGTAGAAGAAGGACCGCCGGATGAAATATTTACCCAGCCGAAAAATGAAAGAACAAAGGCATTCTTATCCAGAGTGCTTTAG